Within the Microcoleus sp. bin38.metabat.b11b12b14.051 genome, the region CCCGATGCCCGATGCCCTATTCCCTAATTAGAATCGCTCGCCAATCCCAAAGTGAATTTGATTGCTGCCGCTGTCGTTGATACCGTAATCGATGCGGATCGGGCCCAAGGGAGATTGAATCCGGACGCCGAGGCCGTAGCCGTAACCGCTACCGGGCTTTCTGCGGATGCCCGCTGGGTCGCCCGGGACATCCTTGCCGGTGCCCAAGTCGGTGCCGGCATCCAAAAAGAGCGCTCCGCCGATAAAGGAAATAATCGGGAAACGGTACTCAACGCTGCCTTCTAGGAAGCTGCGGCCTGCTCCGACATCGCCTTCGTTGTATCCGCGCACCGAGTTGGCGCCACCCAACGCAAAAGCTTCGTAGGGAGGCAAATCGCCGAATATGGTGCCGGCTTTAAAACTAAAAGCCAAGGTTTGGGGGCCGGGGGTAAAGTTGGTGTACTTGACTGGTAGGTAAAAGTTGTAATTGGCGCGCAGGCGGTTGAACAGAATGTTACCGGAACCGACAGGAATCGATTGTTCCATGCCAAATCTGAGCAGGGAACCGCTAGTGGGGCGCACGGGGTCGTTGCGTCGATCGCGCACAACACCTGCTTGCAGTGTTGTCAAGTCGTCGTTGCCAGAATTGCTAAAAGTTAACTGGTTGCCGAGTTCGTCCTCAGCTACGCGCCGGCCTTTGCGATCGGTAGTTGAGACTCGTTGGAACTGCAAGCCGACGGAAGCAGTCCACTCAGCATCGGCAAAAGGATTGCGCGACAGGGGACGGGTAAAATTGATGCCGGCGCCGGTGCGGACGATGCGAGGTCGATCGCCATTTGGCAGATAAACTTCCCGTTCGCCACCGTCAAAAATCACGCTGATCGATCGCCTGCTAAAGGCATTCACCGTATAAGAAGTGCGGTAAGGATCGCCCGCAATCCAAGGGTCAGTAAAACTCAGGTCAAACAGCGTTTGGCGTTCCCCGATTTGTACTTCAGCCCCCAATTTTTGGTTTCTACCGAACAAGTTTTGCTGCTGGTAACTCAGGGTACCGAACAAACCCGTTGCCGAGCTCAAACCCGCACCCGCCGCCAGAGAACCAGTATTTTTCTCAATGACGTTGACAACTACCCTTGCCTTGCGGGGGTCAGTCGCTCCCGGTTCCAAGCCCAGCCGCACGTCTTCAAAAATCCCCAAACCAAATACCCGTCTCAAATCTCTTTCCGCCTTGGTGCGGTTAAAGATGTCTCCGGGCTTCAGTTGTACTTCGCGGGTGATGACATAGCGCCTAGTGTTGCCGCCGATCGGCTGACCGGTGGCATCCGTGGGTTCTCCTTCCTTGTTCAGGAAACGAACATCAACAGATTCGATCTGGCCTTCTGCCACTACCAGCGTTACTGTGCCGTCATCTGCGACTTGCGGCGCATCAGTGATTTGACCCAAAACATAGCCGTTGTCTTGATACCACGCATTAATTTTTTTCACTCCCTCCTCAAAGCGGCGGAGGTTGAGAATTTTGCCGTACTGATCGCGGAAGCTGTCGTCAATTATGCTTTGGGGCAGCACTTGCTGGCCGGTGATTTTCACTCCCCGCAGCACCGGATTTGGCTGCACGATAAAAGTCACCCGGACGCCTAAGGGGGTGTCTTCCGGTACTGCGCGCACGTTTCTGAAGAAGCCCGTGGCAAAAATGGCGTTGATGTCTTGTTGCAGTTGGCTGCGGTTGGTGGTGCGTCCCGGTTGGGTGCTGATGACTCGGTAAATCTCGTTTTGCAGGTCTCCCGTCGCCCCGGTGATGCTGACTTCGGCAACTAGCACCTGCGGTTCTGCCGCCCCGGCTGGTGCTGGGGTTTGTCTCGGCTGCGGTGCTGCTGGGCCCGAGGGCAATGGGGGAACGGTGTTAGCT harbors:
- a CDS encoding BamA/TamA family outer membrane protein translates to MRLSAVLVAVFTVSATFGLSNSASGQTSYSESTEEALAAVPSAPSIELPDRPVPELTENSPQNRTEANSSPAAALKIATAPGRGENDREPPNRVTDPATPVSPAQVQLKPEIESNRIPYSSKNALPEAQLASPLPPSQTAVSPTWVAVEPRKQDESGAMAQNLQVSPISAPDASGAIAQNAQIPPRPAPARPAPTRPPANTVPPLPSGPAAPQPRQTPAPAGAAEPQVLVAEVSITGATGDLQNEIYRVISTQPGRTTNRSQLQQDINAIFATGFFRNVRAVPEDTPLGVRVTFIVQPNPVLRGVKITGQQVLPQSIIDDSFRDQYGKILNLRRFEEGVKKINAWYQDNGYVLGQITDAPQVADDGTVTLVVAEGQIESVDVRFLNKEGEPTDATGQPIGGNTRRYVITREVQLKPGDIFNRTKAERDLRRVFGLGIFEDVRLGLEPGATDPRKARVVVNVIEKNTGSLAAGAGLSSATGLFGTLSYQQQNLFGRNQKLGAEVQIGERQTLFDLSFTDPWIAGDPYRTSYTVNAFSRRSISVIFDGGEREVYLPNGDRPRIVRTGAGINFTRPLSRNPFADAEWTASVGLQFQRVSTTDRKGRRVAEDELGNQLTFSNSGNDDLTTLQAGVVRDRRNDPVRPTSGSLLRFGMEQSIPVGSGNILFNRLRANYNFYLPVKYTNFTPGPQTLAFSFKAGTIFGDLPPYEAFALGGANSVRGYNEGDVGAGRSFLEGSVEYRFPIISFIGGALFLDAGTDLGTGKDVPGDPAGIRRKPGSGYGYGLGVRIQSPLGPIRIDYGINDSGSNQIHFGIGERF